The Calditerrivibrio nitroreducens DSM 19672 genome window below encodes:
- a CDS encoding NAD(P)-dependent oxidoreductase: protein MKLGFIGFGNLGKAIATRLAECGHDLYIWNRTPSKIGSIKANMLSSPEAIVNECAMTFLCLFDSEAVESLLLGEKGILKTNCSDKIIIDFTTNSYKKVLNFHDECNKRNLYYLESPVLGSVVPARQGNLTILVSGKSEAFEKVKPVLESLGKHIFYLETPGKATQMKLVNNLVLGSFMATIAESIATAEKLGISKEQAIEILSVGGGDSLVLRAKKEKLLNEDFSTHFSNALIYKDINCLQEIAYDNKIPIFTASLVKELYASTFTQNFPEEDFSSIYKLFKNNLK, encoded by the coding sequence ATGAAGTTAGGTTTTATAGGATTTGGTAATCTTGGTAAGGCAATAGCCACAAGACTTGCAGAGTGTGGTCATGATTTATATATATGGAATCGAACCCCATCAAAAATAGGATCTATAAAAGCCAATATGCTGTCTTCCCCAGAGGCCATCGTAAATGAATGTGCCATGACATTTCTATGTCTTTTTGATAGTGAAGCAGTGGAAAGTCTCCTCCTCGGAGAAAAAGGGATACTTAAAACAAACTGCTCCGATAAGATAATAATTGACTTTACCACTAATAGCTATAAAAAGGTTTTGAATTTTCACGATGAATGCAACAAAAGAAACCTGTATTATCTGGAATCACCCGTCTTGGGTAGTGTTGTTCCGGCGCGGCAGGGGAACTTAACAATTTTAGTAAGTGGAAAAAGCGAAGCTTTTGAAAAAGTAAAACCTGTTCTTGAATCTTTAGGAAAGCATATATTTTATCTGGAAACACCTGGAAAAGCCACACAGATGAAATTGGTGAATAACCTTGTACTGGGAAGTTTTATGGCAACAATTGCAGAATCTATAGCCACTGCAGAGAAATTAGGCATAAGTAAGGAACAGGCTATTGAAATTTTATCTGTAGGTGGGGGCGATTCATTGGTGCTCAGAGCCAAAAAAGAGAAGCTTTTAAACGAAGATTTCTCCACACATTTTTCAAATGCCCTGATATACAAAGATATAAATTGTCTTCAAGAGATAGCATATGACAACAAAATCCCGATATTTACTGCATCATTAGTAAAGGAACTCTACGCTTCCACTTTCACACAAAACTTCCCGGAGGAGGATTTTTCATCAATATATAAGCTATTTAAAAACAATTTAAAATAA
- a CDS encoding AMP-binding protein, translating into MFEIINKTIGEYLEEIASKYPDNDAVVYPLRGIRLSYKEFDALTDRLAKGLLASGLKKGDHVAIWAHNIPEWIYLLFATAKIGVVTVTVNTLYRAHELKYLLHQSDSKALFMVKGLKTDYVETIYEILPELRSRNTHKIENENLPLLEKIYFIGENTPNGMLNYNMLFEMADSVSDEVLNNVKKSLDMHDVINMQYTSGTTGFPKGVMLSHFNVLNNAYAIALGMNFTERDRLCIPVPFFHCFGLVLSILVCLTTGATMVPVESFNPVDVLKTVEMERCTALHGVPTMFISELNLLEKEKYDLSSLRTGIMAGALCPVEVMKAVMTKMNMKEITIVYGLTEASPGLTMTKINDPIEKRVETVGKEMPGAEIKIVNPNTEEECPASVQGELWARGYNIMRGYYKMEEATKHAFSKDGWLKTGDLAVKTEDGYFKITGRIKDMIIRGGENIYPKEIEEFYYTHPKVHDIQVARVEDKKYGEEAMAFVIVKEGESLTEEELRNYAKGKIADFKIPKYFTFVKEYPMTASGKIQKYKLSEMGNKILKEKGML; encoded by the coding sequence ATGTTTGAGATTATTAATAAGACTATTGGTGAATATTTAGAAGAAATAGCATCAAAGTATCCGGATAATGATGCAGTGGTATACCCTTTACGTGGTATAAGATTATCGTACAAAGAGTTTGATGCGCTTACTGATAGACTTGCCAAAGGGTTGCTTGCAAGTGGACTGAAAAAAGGGGATCATGTGGCTATCTGGGCGCATAACATACCGGAGTGGATATATCTTCTTTTTGCCACGGCTAAAATAGGTGTGGTTACTGTCACTGTAAATACCCTTTATAGGGCACATGAACTAAAATACCTTTTACATCAGTCAGATAGTAAAGCGCTTTTTATGGTAAAAGGTTTAAAGACGGATTACGTTGAAACGATTTATGAAATTTTGCCCGAATTAAGAAGTAGAAATACTCATAAAATAGAGAATGAGAATCTACCTTTATTGGAAAAAATATATTTTATTGGGGAAAATACCCCTAATGGTATGCTTAACTACAATATGTTGTTTGAAATGGCCGATTCTGTATCAGATGAGGTTTTAAATAATGTAAAGAAATCGCTTGATATGCATGACGTAATTAATATGCAGTACACTTCTGGCACCACAGGATTCCCAAAGGGTGTGATGCTGTCACATTTTAATGTGTTAAACAATGCCTATGCTATAGCATTGGGAATGAATTTTACCGAAAGGGATAGGCTATGTATACCTGTACCTTTCTTCCATTGTTTTGGTTTGGTACTCAGCATTCTGGTTTGTTTGACTACCGGTGCCACTATGGTTCCTGTGGAAAGTTTTAATCCGGTGGATGTATTAAAAACAGTAGAAATGGAGAGATGTACAGCATTGCATGGTGTACCTACGATGTTTATTTCCGAATTGAATCTACTGGAAAAGGAGAAGTACGATCTTTCTTCCCTGCGTACGGGTATAATGGCTGGGGCATTATGTCCTGTAGAGGTTATGAAAGCTGTAATGACAAAGATGAATATGAAGGAGATTACCATTGTTTACGGGCTTACGGAGGCCTCACCTGGGCTTACCATGACGAAAATAAACGACCCTATTGAGAAAAGAGTGGAAACCGTCGGAAAAGAGATGCCTGGGGCTGAAATAAAAATAGTAAATCCAAATACCGAGGAGGAATGTCCGGCTAGCGTTCAGGGGGAGTTGTGGGCACGTGGATATAATATAATGCGTGGTTATTACAAGATGGAAGAGGCCACAAAGCACGCTTTCAGCAAAGATGGATGGCTTAAGACAGGTGATCTTGCCGTAAAAACTGAAGATGGGTATTTTAAAATCACCGGTAGGATTAAAGATATGATAATCAGGGGTGGAGAAAATATTTACCCTAAGGAGATTGAAGAATTTTATTATACTCACCCAAAAGTACATGATATTCAGGTGGCAAGAGTTGAAGATAAAAAATATGGGGAAGAGGCTATGGCTTTTGTAATTGTCAAAGAAGGGGAATCCCTCACCGAAGAGGAATTGAGGAATTATGCTAAAGGGAAGATTGCTGATTTTAAAATTCCAAAATATTTTACGTTTGTAAAAGAGTACCCAATGACGGCAAGTGGAAAGATTCAAAAATACAAATTGTCAGAGATGGGGAATAAGATTTTAAAAGAAAAAGGTATGCTTTAG
- a CDS encoding acyl-CoA synthetase, protein MLGDVRKEDFKIVVPEYFNFGFDVVDKWAELDDKIALIWIDTDGKTYKTFRFSDLKRMSNRFANILIDRGYKKGDMLYVMVPRVPEWYAVMLGCFKVGVVPMPAPKILRPKDIYYRLEKSSAKGAVIYYNVLDKMMEVDTSKLLHKMVIGAEANGWENFEKAMNNVPDEIFMDKIEKTKTSDPLIIYFTSGTTDFPKMVLHDGGYAIGHQITARFWQDLKKDDIHWTLSDTGWGKAVWGKLFGQWFIGTTVVMYNAADAFDPKIHLDIIQNFKITTFCAPPTAYRMMILQDLSKYNFDNLRHSVSAGEPLNPSVYERWLEYTGNKIYDGYGQTETVNIIATTKDMEVKPGSMGKPAFGFEVDILDDDGNPLGIGEIGHIALKVKPNRPIGFFKGYYKDEEATKNSIHGDWYFTGDKAHKDKDGYFWFVGRADDVIKTSGYRVGPFEVESALQSHPAVAENAVIGVPDELRGTIIKAFVVLAPGFEPSDTLVSELQEHVKKETAPYKYPRKIEFVKSLPKTVSGKIRRTELREMEEMKLKQMNTDLFTP, encoded by the coding sequence ATGCTTGGGGATGTAAGGAAAGAGGATTTTAAAATAGTAGTTCCTGAATACTTCAATTTCGGATTTGATGTTGTGGATAAATGGGCGGAGTTAGATGATAAAATAGCTCTAATCTGGATAGATACGGATGGTAAAACTTATAAAACATTTAGATTTTCAGATTTAAAACGGATGTCCAATAGATTTGCTAATATATTGATTGATAGAGGATACAAAAAAGGGGATATGCTTTACGTAATGGTACCAAGGGTTCCGGAATGGTATGCCGTGATGCTTGGCTGCTTCAAGGTGGGGGTGGTGCCGATGCCCGCACCAAAGATATTAAGACCAAAAGATATTTATTATAGACTGGAGAAATCATCTGCCAAAGGTGCTGTGATATATTACAATGTACTGGATAAGATGATGGAGGTTGATACTTCTAAACTATTACATAAGATGGTTATAGGGGCGGAGGCTAATGGATGGGAAAATTTTGAAAAAGCTATGAATAATGTTCCGGATGAGATATTTATGGATAAGATAGAAAAAACCAAAACATCAGATCCTTTGATCATCTATTTTACAAGTGGTACTACAGATTTTCCAAAAATGGTACTGCATGATGGGGGATATGCAATTGGGCATCAGATCACCGCAAGATTCTGGCAGGATCTTAAAAAGGATGACATACACTGGACTTTGAGTGATACAGGTTGGGGTAAGGCCGTATGGGGGAAGTTATTTGGCCAGTGGTTTATCGGTACAACGGTAGTGATGTATAATGCAGCAGATGCTTTTGATCCCAAGATTCACCTGGATATTATTCAAAACTTTAAAATTACCACTTTTTGTGCTCCACCCACTGCTTATAGAATGATGATACTTCAAGATTTAAGTAAGTACAACTTTGACAACCTTCGCCATTCAGTTAGTGCCGGGGAGCCCCTCAATCCATCTGTATATGAAAGATGGTTGGAATATACAGGCAACAAGATTTATGACGGATATGGTCAAACGGAAACAGTAAATATAATAGCCACAACTAAAGATATGGAAGTTAAGCCAGGTTCAATGGGTAAACCTGCATTCGGATTTGAAGTGGATATACTTGATGACGATGGTAATCCGTTGGGGATTGGTGAAATTGGTCATATAGCCCTAAAGGTGAAGCCAAATAGACCAATTGGATTTTTTAAAGGTTATTATAAAGATGAAGAGGCAACTAAAAACTCTATTCATGGTGATTGGTATTTCACCGGTGACAAAGCTCATAAAGATAAAGATGGATATTTTTGGTTTGTGGGGAGGGCTGACGATGTTATAAAAACCAGTGGGTACCGTGTTGGGCCTTTTGAGGTGGAAAGTGCTCTTCAATCCCACCCAGCTGTGGCGGAAAACGCTGTTATCGGTGTGCCGGATGAGTTAAGAGGCACAATAATCAAGGCTTTTGTTGTACTTGCCCCAGGATTCGAACCGTCTGATACGCTTGTGAGTGAATTGCAGGAGCATGTGAAGAAGGAAACCGCCCCATATAAATATCCGAGAAAGATAGAGTTTGTGAAGTCACTTCCAAAGACAGTTAGCGGTAAGATCCGCAGAACTGAACTCAGGGAGATGGAAGAGATGAAATTAAAACAGATGAATACTGATCTATTTACACCTTGA
- a CDS encoding transposase, producing MMILHKKATITTNWRQFMIYEIAENVKRKILILTQNLNDYITRPQQKYMIEMVSGVFATKSLNLTSIAGYLNERCGVKHSLKRLQRNTFNYSTLLDISNAYNIDYAYNETKSDDRLIISIDGGDLTHDYGIGFELIGKVHDGSSNKVGYGYPLNHAVCYSPKSKRMFSLYIDVYSYKSSNFKSENAKTIEMLEKIGIRFKDKGLFVFDRGYDRGEILRYMLRNGLSFVIRSVGKRHLDYNGSRLSVLDICKDKINRRYKKGGISYGYAKCYYHGHAVTLISVRGNSSKNMLYFMSEGHISSSKEAYFRISSYFSRWKIEESYKFMKQQFGIEKCLVRRFESLRTLLGMVSFCWNVLSQIESDVMISKLLEDMAKREKYDNEDKKVCEFKYYRISDGIERVLRSYNGKIFHHRDKKYDCDYVMYFKIGYYLKFPEERKKIFGMGKMKRKKSLLVA from the coding sequence ATGATGATTTTACACAAAAAAGCAACAATAACAACAAACTGGAGGCAGTTTATGATATATGAAATTGCAGAAAATGTGAAGAGAAAAATTTTAATCCTAACACAAAACCTTAATGATTACATTACAAGACCCCAACAGAAATATATGATTGAAATGGTTTCAGGAGTATTTGCAACCAAGAGCCTGAATCTTACATCGATAGCAGGTTATTTAAATGAGAGATGTGGTGTAAAACATTCTCTAAAGAGATTGCAGAGAAATACATTTAATTATTCTACTTTGTTAGATATTTCTAATGCTTATAATATAGATTATGCATACAATGAAACGAAATCAGATGACAGGTTAATAATATCGATAGATGGTGGTGATTTGACACATGATTATGGTATCGGTTTTGAGCTTATAGGTAAAGTTCACGATGGTAGTTCTAACAAAGTAGGCTATGGATATCCGTTAAATCATGCTGTATGTTACAGTCCAAAGAGTAAGAGAATGTTTTCATTATATATTGATGTTTATAGTTATAAATCAAGTAACTTTAAAAGTGAGAATGCCAAGACCATAGAGATGCTGGAGAAGATAGGGATTAGATTTAAAGATAAGGGGTTATTTGTATTTGATAGGGGCTATGATAGGGGTGAGATATTAAGATATATGCTTAGAAATGGTTTGAGTTTTGTAATAAGGAGTGTTGGTAAGAGGCATTTGGATTACAATGGGAGTAGGCTTTCAGTATTGGATATTTGTAAGGATAAGATAAATAGAAGGTATAAAAAAGGTGGTATTTCTTATGGTTATGCTAAATGTTATTATCATGGCCATGCAGTTACATTAATTAGTGTAAGGGGTAATTCGTCGAAGAATATGCTTTATTTTATGAGTGAAGGGCATATAAGCAGTAGTAAGGAAGCGTATTTTAGGATTAGCAGTTATTTTTCCAGGTGGAAGATAGAAGAGAGCTATAAGTTTATGAAGCAGCAGTTTGGTATTGAGAAGTGCCTTGTGAGGAGGTTTGAGTCATTGAGGACGTTGTTAGGTATGGTATCTTTTTGCTGGAATGTATTAAGTCAGATAGAATCGGATGTTATGATATCCAAGTTGTTAGAAGATATGGCCAAAAGAGAGAAATACGACAATGAAGACAAAAAGGTATGTGAATTTAAATATTATCGGATATCGGATGGTATTGAAAGGGTATTACGGTCTTACAATGGTAAGATATTTCATCATAGAGATAAAAAATATGATTGTGATTATGTTATGTATTTTAAGATAGGTTATTATCTTAAATTTCCAGAAGAGCGTAAGAAGATATTTGGAATGGGCAAGATGAAAAGGAAGAAAAGTTTACTTGTGGCTTAG
- the rho gene encoding transcription termination factor Rho encodes MNLDDLKKKSVEELLSIAEGINIENAPNMLRQELIFEILKATSQRNGQIYGQGVLEILPDGFGFLRSQDYNYLPGPDDIYVSPAQIRKFGLRNGDTIAGEIRPPRDNEKYFALLKIESINFDEVKLHRNLFENLTPLFPDERIDLEAFPTHYDTRIMNLIAPVGKGQRGLIVAPPKTGKTMLLKSIANSITKNHPEIYLIILLIDERPEEVTDMQRSVKAEVVSSTFDEPAYRHVQVAEMVLNKAKRLVEHKRDVCILLDSITRLARAYNSIEPSSGKVLSGGVDSNALHKPKRFFGAARNIEEGGSLTIIATALIDTGSRMDEVIFEEFKGTGNMELHLDRKLVEKRIFPAIDINRSGTRREELLLAKDEINKVWILRRFLSGMNSVDAMEFLLEKIKDTKTNKEFLNSMNK; translated from the coding sequence GTGAATCTGGACGATTTAAAGAAAAAATCTGTTGAAGAATTATTGTCTATTGCTGAGGGGATAAATATTGAAAATGCTCCCAATATGCTAAGACAGGAGCTAATTTTTGAAATATTAAAGGCCACAAGTCAGAGAAATGGTCAGATATATGGTCAGGGGGTTCTGGAGATACTTCCTGATGGCTTTGGTTTTTTGAGATCTCAGGATTATAACTATTTGCCAGGGCCTGATGATATCTATGTCTCCCCTGCACAGATTAGAAAGTTTGGTCTTAGAAATGGTGATACAATAGCAGGTGAGATAAGACCTCCAAGGGATAATGAAAAGTATTTTGCACTTCTCAAGATTGAAAGTATCAATTTTGATGAGGTAAAACTTCATAGGAACCTTTTTGAAAACCTTACCCCCCTTTTCCCGGATGAAAGAATTGATCTTGAAGCTTTCCCGACACATTACGATACAAGAATTATGAACCTTATTGCGCCAGTTGGAAAAGGTCAAAGGGGGCTTATTGTAGCTCCACCTAAAACGGGTAAGACGATGCTTCTTAAATCTATTGCAAATAGTATTACCAAGAATCACCCGGAGATATATCTTATCATCCTCCTCATAGATGAGAGACCCGAAGAGGTTACAGACATGCAGAGGTCTGTCAAAGCAGAAGTGGTTAGCTCTACATTTGATGAGCCCGCTTATAGACATGTTCAGGTGGCTGAAATGGTACTTAACAAAGCAAAAAGACTAGTGGAACATAAAAGGGATGTTTGTATACTTCTTGATAGTATTACTCGCCTTGCAAGAGCTTACAACTCTATTGAACCTTCCAGCGGTAAAGTTCTTTCGGGTGGTGTAGATTCTAATGCTTTGCACAAGCCCAAAAGGTTTTTTGGAGCTGCCAGAAATATTGAAGAGGGTGGTAGCCTTACTATAATAGCCACTGCTCTCATAGATACAGGTTCCAGAATGGATGAGGTTATTTTTGAGGAATTTAAAGGTACCGGTAATATGGAGCTTCATCTCGACAGAAAACTTGTGGAAAAGAGGATTTTCCCCGCTATTGATATAAATAGATCTGGTACCAGAAGGGAGGAACTGCTTCTGGCTAAGGATGAAATTAATAAGGTGTGGATATTGAGAAGATTTTTAAGTGGAATGAATTCTGTGGATGCTATGGAATTTTTACTTGAAAAGATTAAGGATACAAAAACCAACAAAGAATTTTTGAACTCTATGAATAAATAG
- the rpmE gene encoding 50S ribosomal protein L31 → MKKGIHPEIKEVVFKCACGNEIKTLSTAKKTGIAICSNCHPFFTGKQKFVDAAGRVEKFMKKYSEAKSKK, encoded by the coding sequence ATGAAAAAAGGTATTCATCCCGAGATTAAAGAGGTCGTTTTTAAATGTGCATGTGGGAATGAGATAAAGACGCTATCTACCGCTAAAAAAACAGGTATAGCAATATGTTCCAATTGTCACCCATTTTTTACTGGTAAGCAGAAATTTGTAGATGCTGCTGGTAGAGTGGAAAAATTCATGAAAAAGTACAGCGAGGCTAAATCTAAAAAGTAA
- the thyX gene encoding FAD-dependent thymidylate synthase has protein sequence MESNLSVKLLSHTPDPEGVVALAAKLCYSDANIEDLKEAISKRDQQGFIEKIVKIGHHSVLEHISFTFGIEGVSRALTHQLVRHRIASYSQKSQRYVKYTEDFDYIMPLTIKNNERYRKRFEELMLEISDLYSEMISYDIPAEDARYILPNACETKIIVTMNGRELLHFFKIRCCNRAQWEIRQMSEEMLKLCLEVAPSIFKHAGPGCVTEKCPEGEFTCGQAADVRKKYIELLKKYNRLN, from the coding sequence ATGGAATCTAATCTTTCTGTAAAACTTTTAAGCCACACGCCTGATCCTGAAGGTGTTGTGGCTTTAGCTGCTAAATTGTGTTATTCTGATGCAAATATCGAGGATCTCAAAGAAGCTATATCCAAAAGGGACCAGCAGGGCTTTATCGAGAAGATCGTAAAAATTGGTCATCATTCTGTGTTGGAGCATATATCTTTCACCTTTGGAATTGAAGGTGTATCAAGGGCATTGACTCATCAATTAGTGAGGCATCGTATCGCCAGCTATTCCCAGAAATCCCAGAGGTATGTGAAATACACTGAGGATTTTGATTACATTATGCCGCTTACCATAAAAAATAATGAAAGGTATAGAAAGCGGTTTGAAGAGTTGATGTTGGAGATTTCCGATCTATACTCCGAAATGATATCGTATGATATTCCAGCAGAGGATGCTAGGTATATTTTGCCAAATGCCTGTGAAACAAAGATTATTGTGACTATGAACGGTAGGGAGCTACTTCATTTTTTTAAAATAAGATGCTGCAACCGTGCCCAGTGGGAGATCCGTCAGATGTCGGAAGAGATGCTGAAGCTTTGTCTTGAGGTGGCACCTTCCATCTTCAAACATGCTGGTCCAGGATGTGTTACTGAAAAATGCCCCGAAGGGGAGTTTACCTGTGGGCAGGCGGCGGATGTCCGCAAAAAATATATTGAACTTCTAAAGAAATACAATCGTCTAAATTAA
- a CDS encoding DUF1385 domain-containing protein, with the protein MGKCKINIGGQAVIEGVMMRAPSKFVIAVRRPDNQIVVQKKDITIDTNKFFKKPFIRGLIGLYDALVLGIQALNFSAHHALGEGEEKLSFKEIFFTMLFGFGLGIGLFLFLPLLLTDLLKLVFPLIERSFLVYNLVDGIIRVIFFILYIYIISFFKDVKRVFQYHGAEHKSIFTFESGKELTVENARQMSRFHPRCGTSFLLIVMIVSIFVFTLIPKDSHFLIKFLSRIVFVPVIAGISYEILKLSAKFQDNIFVKILIAPGLWLQKLTTKEPDDSQLEVAIISIKEALEINESKEGLIYV; encoded by the coding sequence ATGGGTAAATGTAAGATAAATATCGGTGGCCAGGCGGTCATTGAAGGTGTTATGATGAGGGCGCCTTCGAAGTTTGTTATTGCTGTCAGACGGCCGGATAATCAGATTGTGGTACAAAAAAAAGATATAACAATAGATACAAATAAATTTTTTAAAAAGCCTTTCATAAGAGGATTAATAGGACTTTATGACGCATTGGTACTTGGGATTCAGGCGCTTAATTTCAGCGCTCATCATGCCCTAGGGGAAGGTGAGGAGAAATTGAGCTTTAAAGAGATCTTTTTCACCATGCTCTTTGGCTTTGGGCTTGGTATCGGCCTTTTTCTCTTTCTACCTCTACTACTGACAGACCTTTTAAAACTAGTATTCCCGTTGATAGAAAGGTCATTTCTCGTGTATAATCTTGTGGATGGCATAATCAGAGTTATATTTTTCATCCTATACATATATATCATCTCTTTTTTTAAAGATGTAAAAAGGGTTTTTCAGTATCATGGGGCGGAGCATAAGTCTATATTTACCTTTGAAAGTGGTAAAGAATTGACTGTAGAGAATGCAAGACAGATGAGCAGGTTTCATCCCCGATGTGGAACGAGCTTTTTGCTGATCGTTATGATAGTGTCGATATTTGTTTTTACACTTATACCAAAAGATTCCCATTTTTTAATTAAATTTCTATCGAGGATTGTTTTTGTTCCTGTCATTGCTGGTATCTCATATGAGATACTAAAGCTTAGTGCTAAATTTCAGGATAATATATTTGTAAAAATATTGATAGCCCCTGGATTGTGGTTACAAAAGCTTACCACTAAAGAGCCGGATGACAGCCAGCTTGAAGTGGCTATAATTTCAATCAAAGAAGCTCTGGAAATAAATGAAAGTAAGGAAGGTTTGATATATGTTTGA
- the prfA gene encoding peptide chain release factor 1, whose product MFDHLEEVLEKYNELTEKLADPNVMSDIKVYQQLSKEHSDLKPIVEKYLEYKDVQRSIKEAEAILKDGGDKDLIELAEIELAEGKEKLEKISEELKILLLPKDPFDEKNIYIEIRAGTGGEESALFAADLLRMYIRYAEKCGWKTEIIDANETGMGGYKEVILLVKGKNAYSKLKYEAGGHRVQRIPETESSGRIHTSACTVAVIPEADDVDVHIDPKDLRIDVYRSSGAGGQHVNTTDSAVRITHIPTGIVVSCQDERSQIKNKEKAMKLLKSKIFEMELERQRTEQAENRKQQVGSGDRSERIRTYNFPQNRLTDHRINLTVYNLDMVMEGELDEIIDALITYDQAEKLKNIGL is encoded by the coding sequence ATGTTTGATCATCTGGAAGAGGTTTTAGAAAAATATAATGAGCTAACTGAAAAGCTTGCAGATCCAAATGTAATGAGTGATATAAAGGTCTATCAACAGCTCAGTAAAGAGCACTCCGATCTAAAACCGATAGTGGAGAAATATCTTGAGTACAAAGATGTTCAAAGATCTATAAAAGAGGCAGAAGCCATATTAAAAGATGGTGGGGATAAAGATCTTATCGAGCTTGCCGAGATCGAATTGGCTGAGGGTAAGGAGAAATTAGAGAAGATTTCTGAGGAGCTCAAAATATTACTTTTACCTAAAGATCCGTTTGACGAGAAAAACATATATATTGAGATAAGAGCAGGTACGGGTGGGGAAGAGTCCGCCCTTTTTGCCGCTGATCTTTTAAGGATGTATATAAGATATGCAGAGAAGTGTGGGTGGAAAACTGAGATAATAGATGCCAATGAAACTGGGATGGGTGGTTATAAAGAGGTTATTCTTCTGGTGAAAGGTAAGAATGCTTACAGTAAGTTGAAATATGAAGCTGGTGGACACAGGGTGCAAAGAATACCTGAAACGGAATCAAGCGGAAGAATACATACATCCGCTTGTACAGTTGCCGTAATTCCTGAGGCAGATGATGTGGATGTTCATATAGATCCCAAGGACTTGAGGATCGATGTATACAGATCATCCGGTGCCGGTGGACAGCATGTGAATACCACCGATTCCGCAGTAAGGATAACTCATATCCCAACAGGTATTGTGGTTTCCTGCCAGGACGAGAGAAGCCAGATAAAAAATAAAGAAAAGGCCATGAAGCTTTTAAAGTCTAAAATTTTTGAGATGGAATTAGAAAGGCAGAGGACGGAGCAGGCGGAAAATAGAAAACAACAGGTGGGATCCGGTGATAGAAGTGAAAGGATAAGGACATACAATTTCCCCCAAAATAGGTTGACTGATCACAGGATAAACCTCACCGTATACAACCTTGATATGGTTATGGAGGGGGAATTAGATGAGATTATCGATGCACTTATTACTTACGATCAGGCTGAAAAATTGAAAAATATTGGACTATGA
- the prmC gene encoding peptide chain release factor N(5)-glutamine methyltransferase, translating into MKSFDGEVLASEILSELSRFLPLYQAREFVSYLLGVDYKDLHNHLSRKIELRGYKKFIVRKVFEGYPVSYVTKSREFFGYEFYVDERVLIPRHETEILVEEALKIDIKKPKVLDICTGSGVILATYLLKKGDATGLGVDISLPALEVAMINLRKYNLLDRACLVCLDAVSDLDSVKISEFDIILCNPPYISKSEKLSNSVLYEPHNALFAEDDGYYFYKKLLRILYKSCKEDTIIFFEIGDGMSEELKKIFSGKEISFIEDYAGKKRVLRWINSK; encoded by the coding sequence TTGAAAAGTTTTGATGGAGAAGTATTAGCATCTGAGATTTTAAGTGAGTTAAGTAGATTTTTGCCACTGTATCAGGCCAGGGAATTTGTCTCATATCTTTTAGGCGTTGATTATAAAGATCTTCACAACCATCTTTCCCGAAAAATAGAATTACGAGGATACAAAAAATTTATCGTCAGAAAGGTCTTTGAAGGGTACCCCGTCTCGTATGTAACGAAAAGTAGAGAATTTTTTGGCTACGAATTTTACGTGGATGAACGGGTACTTATCCCAAGACATGAAACGGAAATTTTAGTTGAAGAGGCGCTTAAAATAGATATCAAAAAACCAAAGGTTTTAGATATCTGCACAGGTTCTGGTGTTATTTTGGCAACTTATCTCCTTAAAAAGGGTGATGCCACAGGTCTGGGGGTTGATATTAGCTTGCCAGCTCTGGAAGTGGCAATGATAAATCTTCGTAAGTATAATCTTCTGGATAGAGCTTGTCTCGTATGTCTTGATGCAGTAAGTGATCTGGATTCGGTGAAAATCTCAGAGTTTGACATTATATTATGCAACCCACCTTATATTTCAAAAAGTGAAAAATTATCCAATTCGGTACTATATGAACCCCACAATGCATTATTTGCTGAAGATGATGGGTATTATTTTTATAAAAAACTGTTGAGAATATTATATAAATCGTGTAAAGAAGATACGATTATATTTTTTGAAATTGGTGACGGCATGTCTGAAGAGCTAAAAAAAATATTTTCTGGCAAAGAGATAAGTTTTATAGAAGATTATGCTGGTAAAAAAAGGGTGCTTAGATGGATAAATTCAAAGTAG